The Scomber scombrus chromosome 22, fScoSco1.1, whole genome shotgun sequence genome has a window encoding:
- the LOC134004818 gene encoding sodium-coupled monocarboxylate transporter 1-like, which yields MSGDSQVAGSFAVADYVVIALMLVVSAAVGVYFAWVDRGRGSSRDFLTGGRRMTALPVSMSLTASFMSSITVLSNPAEVYRYGAIFIFFGLAYALTMVVTSEVFLPVFCRLGITSTYEYLELRFNRATRLLGTVLFIVQTILYTGIIVYGPALALSQVTDMDLWAGIISTGIICTFYCTLGGLKAVVWTDVFQIGIMLSGYLSVIIKAVVLQGGVLTIISDSQQGGRLNFWDFDINPLRRHTLWTIIIGGTSGWVCVYGINQAQVQRYISCKNITHARVSAYLSLLGLCSFLVCSVFAGMSLYSVYKNCDPWTAGMVSTPDQLMPYLVMDVLTDCPGLPGLFFAGVYSGSLSTVSSSINAMAAVTLEDLIKPYTNMSERQLFRLSKGLSFFYGILCICMAGLSSVMGGMMQTAVSISGLIGGPLLGLFILGILCPFANSKGGLSGLVSGLVVSMCVGVVAVISPPPPSMTRPLPLTTEGCNFTTTNSLNWTSTALPTEPSSTPTPPGQTGDGNPLLEDTWLTPSYLYFSLIGVVTAISVGMIVSLLTGGLKMRAEARFTLMKEDTTFYHLFKFIKDRVMRQTGKLDLTKDREYDSNIDLAFCNTALDLTKSKVHV from the exons ATGTCAGGGGACTCTCAGGTAGCTGGCTCCTTTGCGGTAGCAGACTATGTGGTGATTGCTCTCATGCTGGTGGTGTCAGCCGCTGTCGGGGTCTACTTTGCCTGGGTGGACAGGGGACGAGGGTCCTCAAGGGACTTCTTAACTGGGGGCCGCAGAATGACCGCCTTGCCTGTCTCCATGTCCCTGACTGCCAGCTTCATGTCATCTATCACAGTGCTCTCCAACCCAGCCGAG GTTTACCGCTATGGAGCTATCTTCATATTTTTTGGTCTTGCCTATGCTTTGACAATGGTGGTCACATCTGAGGTCTTTCTCCCAGTCTTCTGCAGACTGGGCATCACCAGCACATATGAG TATCTGGAGCTGCGATTCAACAGAGCAACTCGTCTGCTTGGAACTGTGCTCTTCATTGTTCAGACA aTCCTCTATACTGGAATCATTGTTTATGGCCCAGCTCTGGCTTTAAGCCAAG TTACTGATATGGACCTGTGGGCTGGTATTATTTCAACAGGCATCATCTGTACTTTTTACTGCACATTG GGTGGATTGAAGGCAGTGGTGTGGACTGATGTGTTCCAG ATTGGGATAATGCTTTCAGGTTACCTGTCTGTCATCATCAAAGCTGTGGTCTTACAAGGAGGAGTCCTCACCATCATATCAGATTCACAACAAGGAGGGAGACTTAACTTTTGGGA CTTTGATATAAACCCCCTGAGGAGACACACTTTATGGACCATAATCATTGGAGGGACATCTGGCTGGGTCTGTGTGTATGGGATCAACCAAGCTCAGGTTCAGAGATACATCTCCTGCAAAAACATCACTCATGCCCGAGT ATCTGCGTACCTTAGCCTGTTAGGTCTGTGTTCCTTCCTGGTGTGTTCAGTGTTTGCAGGAATGAGCCTCTACTCTGTATATAAAAACTGTGACCCATGGACAGCTGGAATGGTTTCTACACCTGATCAA CTGATGCCATATTTAGTGATGGACGTATTGACAGACTGTCCCGGCCTACCTGGACTGTTTTTTGCAGGAGTGTATAGCGGCTCTCTAAG CACTGTGTCCTCCAGCATCAACGCAATGGCTGCAGTGACTCTAGAGGATCTGATCAAACCATACACTAACATGTCAGAGAGACAACTGTTCAGGCTCTCCAAAGGACTGA GTTTCTTTTATGGGATTTTATGTATCTGCATGGCTGGACTGTCCTCGGTCATGGGAGGGATGATGCAG ACAGCTGTGAGTATCAGTGGGCTCATTGGAGGTCCTTTACTTGGCCTGTTCATATTGGGTATCCTTTGTCCATTTGCCAATTCAAAA ggAGGTTTGTCAGGTCTTGTGTCAGGGTTAgttgtgtccatgtgtgtagGCGTTGTAGCCGTGAtatcccctccccctccttcgATGACCAGACCTCTGCCCCTGACCACTGAGGGTTGTAACTTCACCACTACAAACAGCCTCAACTGGACGTCCACTGCTCTACCAACAGAACCCAGCTCCACTCCCACACCCCCAGGACAGACCGGTGATGGCAA CCCTCTGCTGGAAGATACCTGGCTCACTCCTTCCTATCTCTACTTCAGTCTCATTGGAGTAGTAACAGCTATCAGTGTGGGAATGATAGTCAGCTTGTTAAcag GAGGCTTGAAGATGAGGGCGGAAGCAAGGTTTACATTAATGAAAGAAGACACGACTTTCTATCACCTATTCAAGTTCATCAAGGACAGA GTCATGAGACAAACAGGAAAGCTTGACCTGACAAAGGACAGAGAGTATGATAGCAACATAGATCTTGCTTTCTGTAATACTGCACTGGACTTAACAAAAAGCAAGGTTCACGTGTGA
- the lyrm5a gene encoding LYR motif-containing protein 5A: MANPLRGEVIRLYKNLLYLGREYPKGSAYFRDRLKSAFMKNKDVTDPDKIKMLVARGDFVIKELEALYFLRKYRAMKKRYYEPEE, translated from the exons atggCCAACCCTTTACGGGGTGAGGTTATTAggctttataaaaat CTGCTGTATCTTGGCCGTGAGTACCCAAAGGGATCAGCTTATTTCAGAGATCGTCTGAAGTCAGCCTTCATGAAGAATAAAGATGTAACAGATCCTGACAAGATCAAAATGCTTGTGGCTCGTGGAGACTTTGTCATCAAGGAACTGGAGGCTCTTTATTTCCTCAGAAAATACCGAGCAATGAAAAAGAGGTACTATGAACCTGAAGAATAA
- the dnai7 gene encoding dynein axonemal intermediate chain 7, with protein sequence MSFLYVANKTVRYACVNVSMGRKLNKAQKAKQLQEDEERRLQEEEEARLQAAREEQERLERERKEQELQRLELKDRERRADELDELRYLLEENYTAVTKWKADAVEKAKWERYMRCDGTPDPAVEQDINTYISLWRDDPDVNITVVLKQCNLALQLMEELEGLLRDVTDHQEGQKYQEALINLQELIHTKHLLTTEEILKRASANIDTETGNMQTVVRDDNVTLCIWANLKKNPRFKGLTFEGVGMGFELPKQLAVSSIAVRNFHTHYDHLSLLARMAHLRINTPSYRSLAGGEDADIVAPELEDTNEEGEMKDDNITQQQKAEEEGFDGTGRKSAASLHSGNSAPPAEGRGSQIQTHIEALGVSLPAAEGDLTSLSEQLSLTDRSERFKVVDLMQYTPLGGVFYYEVFHLPPQAHHINGWEVRQLLDTGLQFFHYPMEKSNLDDNEVLTCPPVGVSVTLPESVVFLEAPQVARWDAAVKQWRMDGITDVSYEEVEAKISFRMDSFQAFVLMQETYANLPFQSWELRPLGRDSALFTVNGALIDLSITIQGNQCMLRSEREVGLTHLLGKWMSGPTLQRAMLNAGINIFVNEHTDKYVSSCGKDPLTEHAAYEQMALFASACAFSWSKWNSKCGAEHLVMQVCENLGPIPVPKGSWSLYLLGAQRSQMLEITEKSEAFSPDHYPGSEFHSTFIHMLQDNMSTDGIARTRESNYLFVDTVQSLLCATRPLMYS encoded by the exons ATGTCGTTTCTTTACGTCGCAAATAAAACAGTCAGGTACGCATGCGTGAACGTTTCCATG GGACGTAAGCTGAACAAAGCTCAGAAGGCGAAGCAGCTGCAAGAGGACGAGGAGAGAAGACTGCAAGAGGAAG AGGAGGCCCGGCTACAGGCAGCGAGAGAAGAACAGGAAAGgttggaaagagagagaaaggaacaGGAGCTGCAAAGGCTTGAGTTAAAG GACAGGGAGCGCAGAGCAGATGAGCTAGATGAACTACGCTATCTGCTGGAGGAGAATTATACTGCAGTGACCAAATGGAAAGCTGATGCTGTGGAGAAAGCCAag TGGGAGAGGTACATGCGATGTGATGGAACACCAGACCCGGCAGTCGAGCAGGATATTAACACATATATCAGCCTGTGGAGAGATGACCCAGACGTCAACATCACGGTCGTGCTCAAGCAATGTAACCTCGCTCTACAg ctgatggaggagctggagggtcTGCTCAGAGATGTTACAGATCATCAAGAGGGCCAGAAGTACCAGGAGGCTCTCATAAATTTGCAGGAGCTAATCCACACTAAACACCTCCTCACCACTGAGGAGATCCTTAAG AGGGCCAGCGCCAACATCGACACTGAGACAGGCAATATGCAGACTGTGGTCAGAGACGACAACGTTACACTGTGTATCTGGGCCAACCTCAAGAAGAATCCAAG GTTTAAAGGTTTAACCTTTGAGGGGGTCGGCATGGGCTTTGAGCTTCCCAAGCAGCTGGCTGTGAGCAGCATCGCTGTACGGAACTTCCACACACACTATGATCACCTGTCTTTGCTGGCAAGGATGGCTCACCTGAGAATAAACACACCAAGCTACAG GTCTCTTGCAGGGGGCGAGGACGCAGATATAGTTGCACCTGAGCTGGAGGACACAAATGAAGAGGGGGAGATGAAGGATGATAATATCACACAGCAGCAAAAAGCAGAAGAGGAAGGGTTTGACGGGACCGGGAGGAAG AGTGCAGCCAGTCTACACTCAGGAAACAGCGCCCCGCCTGCTGAGGGCAGAGGCAGCCAGATACAGACACATATAGAGGCGCTTGGTG TCTCTCTCCCTGCAGCAGAGGGGGACTTGACTTCTCTCTCAGAGCAACTGTCCCTGACAGACCGTAGTGAGCGTTTCAAGGTGGTGGATTTGATGCAGTACACGCCTCTGGGTGGGGTCTTCTACTACGAAGTGTTCCACCTCCCACCACAAGCTCATCACATCAATGGGTGGGAAGTTAGACAG TTGTTGGACACAGGGCTGCAGTTTTTCCACTACCCCATGGAAAAGTCCAACTTAGATGACAATGAGGTCCTCACCTGCCCTCCTGTTGGGGTCTCTGTGACGCTGCCCGAATCTGTTGTCTTCTTGGAAGCTCCCCAAGTGGCTCGCTGGGAtgctgcag TGAAGCAGTGGAGGATGGACGGCATCACTGACGTCTCTTATGAGGAGGTGGAAGCAAAGATTTCCTTCAGGATGGACTCCTTCCAGGCCTTTGTGCTGATGCAGGAAACATACGCCAACCTTCCTTTTCAAAGCTGGGAGCTCCGGCCACTGGGCCGAGACTCAGCTCTTTTCACAGTCAACGGAGCGCTGATCGACCTCAGCATCACCATCCAG GGTAACCAGTGCATGTTGCGGTCAGAGCGAGAGGTTGGCCTCACTCACCTCTTAGGGAAGTGGATGAGTGGCCCCACTCTGCAGAGAGCCATGCTCAACGCAGGGATCAACATCTTTGTGAACGAGCACACCGACAAATACGTCAGCAGCTGCGGCAAG GACCCACTTACAGAACACGCTGCCTACGAACAGATGGCCCTCTTCGCCTCTGCCTGTGCTTTCTCGTGGAGCAAGTGGAATTCTAAATGTGGAGCAGAGCATCTGGTCATGCAG GTGTGTGAGAACCTTGGCCCCATCCCTGTGCCTAAGGGCTCGTGGAGTCTCTACCTGCTGGGTGCCCAGAGGAGTCAGATGCTGGAGATCACAGAGAAGAGTGAGGCTTTCTCACCAGATCATTATCCAGGCAGTGAGTTTCACTCCACCTTCATCCACATGCTGCAGGACAACATGAGCACTGATGGCATAGCTAGGACCAGAGAGTCTAACTATCTCTTTGTTGACACAGTTCAAAGTCTGCTCTGTGCCACCAGACCACTTATGTACTCATAA